In the Danio rerio strain Tuebingen ecotype United States chromosome 8, GRCz12tu, whole genome shotgun sequence genome, one interval contains:
- the LOC568866 gene encoding serine/threonine-protein kinase pim-1-like translates to MAFSKLISRLKKAFGIKCAHEPPREPLASTGNTAENHRHPIPDDPPLFQACFPRRATVDDPLPVLEIHDLQDEPISSSKFFHTAVNNLELEVLQPSIPDAPAEEDLNFTVKSEVNSFESPVSQQFSTDGIFEAFSGDSVQVDIDSALDEDSESSLNQKVSQDDSTDDSALSLTADDETCLDNNDISSRYNLGKQLGEGGFGSVFEGIRIQDGLQVAVKFAQMTPRMQDLCSSHDQPPLEITLASMASSGSRCANIIQLLDWQVFKDHYVMVMERPTPSMDLEAFLQLNGGVLTEQTAQTIMGQAVHAANVCCYREVFHRDIKLQNLLVNPNTLEVKLIDFGCGDYMMESAYSTFSGTEAYMPPEFYKRGCYHAKPATVYSLGVLLFTLLHGDFPTTYDLYYLEHDWSKFTLSQECCDLMWACLQQIPEHRILLGQMPYHDWFMLE, encoded by the exons ATGGCCTTTTCAAAGTTAATTTCCCGTTTAAAGAAAGCGTTCGGTATCAAGTGTGCACACGAACCACCCCGTGAGCCACTCGCATCCACCGGCAACACGGCAGAAAACCACCGTCATCCGATACCCGATGACCCGCCCCTCTTCCAAGCCTGTTTCCCCAGAAGAGCTACTGTTGATG ATCCGCTCCCTGTGCTGGAGATCCATGACCTACAGGACGAGCCGATCAGTAGCTCGAAATTCTTTCACACTGCTGTGAACAATCTGGAGCTGGAGGTTCTCCAACCTTCAATTCCTGATGCTCCAGCAGAAGAAGACTTGAACTTCACTGTGAAATCTGAAGTGAACAGCTTTGAATCTCCAGTGAGCCAGCAGTTCTCAACAGACGGCATCTTTGAAGCGTTCAGCGGAGACTCTGTGCAGGTTGACATTGACTCTGCACTGGATGAAGACTCGGAGTCTTCACTGAACCAGAAGGTCTCACAAGATGACTCCACTGATGATTCTGCACTGAGTCTTACAGCAGATGATGAGACCTGTTTGGACAATA ATGACATCAGCTCCCGCTACAATCTGGGAAAGCAGCTCGGTGAAGGAGGTTTCGGCTCCGTTTTTGAGGGGATCCGCATACAGGATGGTCTGCAG GTGGCTGTTAAATTTGCCCAGATGACACCACGTATGCAAGATCTCTGCTCT tctcATGACCAGCCACCTCTAGAGATCACCTTGGCAAGTATGGCCAGCAGTGGCTCCAGGTGTGCCAATATAATTCAGCTCCTTGACTGGCAGGTCTTCAAAGACCATTATGTCATGGTCATGGAGCGGCCTACGCCAAGTATGGACCTGGAGGCATTCCTGCAACTCAACGGAGGCGTCCTCACCGAGCAAACGGCACAAACTATCATGGGCCAAGCTGTTCATGCTGCCAATGTTTGCTGCTACCGGGAAGTATTCCACAGAGACATTAAGCTGCAAAACCTGCTTGTAAACCCAAACACACTGGAGGTCAAACTGATTGACTTCGGCTGCGGAGATTACATGATGGAATCAGCATACTCCACCTTTTCTG GCACAGAAGCGTACATGCCGCCAGAGTTTTACAAAAGAGGATGTTACCATGCCAAACCAGCGACTGTCTATTCTCTTGGGGTTCTTCTCTTCACATTGCTGCATGGAGATTTTCCAACGACTTATGACCTGTACTACCTGGAGCATGACTggtccaaatttaccctctctcaAG AATGCTGTGATCTGATGTGGGCTTGTCTGCAGCAGATTCCAGAGCACAGAATTCTTCTAGGACAGATGCCTTACCACGACTGGTTCATGCTGGAGTAG